One part of the Desulforegula conservatrix Mb1Pa genome encodes these proteins:
- the murB gene encoding UDP-N-acetylmuramate dehydrogenase, with protein sequence MHIDDQKKNELKGLFAEKISFEDSLSGFTSMGVGGPAEALLIPSETDEIIKAVHWCSSNKIEWCIIGGGTNIVIKDEGINGLVIAITKKLGGFTHENIEGASRIRIMAGTPLSKVCSWAAERGLKGLEFAAGIPGTFGGAVKMNAGTSAGWISDVLDSITVITADGEKKCLSGSEIESSYRKLRLKNVTGPGDICGSIIVEASIILKNGSADEIKAKIKKSMEERKAKQPLGYKNAGCIFRNPENNLPAGKLIELAGLKGAESGGAKVSELHANFIINTGEASAADIIALIDMVKTTVNEKFSVTLEPEVIVAG encoded by the coding sequence TTGCATATTGATGACCAGAAAAAAAACGAGCTGAAGGGACTCTTTGCTGAAAAAATCAGCTTTGAAGACTCGCTTTCCGGGTTCACGTCAATGGGAGTCGGAGGACCGGCAGAAGCTCTTCTAATTCCATCTGAAACTGATGAAATAATAAAAGCTGTGCACTGGTGTTCATCAAACAAAATTGAATGGTGCATCATCGGAGGCGGAACAAATATCGTCATAAAAGACGAAGGAATAAATGGACTGGTAATAGCGATCACAAAAAAGCTCGGCGGATTTACCCATGAAAATATTGAAGGCGCATCCCGCATAAGGATCATGGCAGGTACGCCGCTATCCAAAGTATGCAGCTGGGCTGCCGAAAGAGGGCTGAAAGGCCTTGAATTTGCGGCCGGAATTCCAGGAACCTTCGGCGGCGCTGTAAAGATGAATGCAGGCACATCGGCAGGATGGATTTCGGATGTACTTGATAGCATCACGGTCATAACGGCTGACGGTGAAAAAAAATGCCTGTCAGGATCTGAGATAGAGTCATCCTACAGAAAACTCAGACTGAAAAATGTGACCGGGCCAGGAGATATCTGCGGATCAATCATAGTAGAAGCATCCATAATTCTGAAAAATGGCAGTGCTGACGAAATAAAGGCGAAAATAAAAAAAAGCATGGAGGAAAGAAAGGCCAAACAGCCACTTGGGTATAAAAACGCGGGGTGCATTTTCAGAAATCCTGAAAACAATCTTCCTGCCGGAAAGCTCATTGAACTGGCTGGTCTTAAGGGTGCCGAGTCAGGCGGAGCAAAGGTTTCCGAACTTCATGCAAATTTCATTATCAATACAGGAGAGGCATCAGCAGCTGATATTATTGCCCTCATTGACATGGTAAAAACAACTGTGAATGAAAAATTCTCAGTCACCCTTGAACCGGAGGTAATAGTTGCGGGATAG
- the ftsA gene encoding cell division protein FtsA produces the protein MQQGHGEIIVGLDIGTTKICAVVGETAGDEINIIGVGSHPSIGLKKGVVVNIESTVDSIKKAVEEAELMAGCEISSVYAGIAGGHITGFNSHGIIAIKGEEITENDVARVIEAARAVAIPMDREVIHVLPQEYIVDDQSGIQNPVGMAGVRLEAKIHVVTGAVASAHNIVKCCNRAGLDVSDIVLESLASAESVLTREEKELGTALIDLGGGTSDLAVFVGNHIRHTFVLALGGHNLTNDISIGLRAPQAEAERIKKKYGTCIAHGIRNDDIIEIPDMAGRPPRKLPRQILGDILEPRAEEIFTLIKRELQRAGMENTITAGVVLTGGSALLEGAAEVAESIFNLPTRVGTPIGIKGLVDVVDNPMYATAVGLVLWGAKNQTGKKFRIRDNNIFNRILSRMRKWFKDAL, from the coding sequence GTGCAGCAGGGGCATGGCGAAATAATAGTTGGCCTAGACATAGGCACTACAAAAATCTGCGCTGTTGTCGGAGAAACCGCAGGAGATGAAATCAATATCATAGGTGTTGGTTCGCATCCTTCCATCGGTCTGAAAAAGGGCGTGGTTGTAAACATTGAATCCACAGTTGATTCCATAAAAAAAGCGGTGGAAGAGGCCGAACTCATGGCTGGCTGCGAAATTTCCTCGGTATATGCCGGAATCGCGGGCGGTCATATTACGGGCTTCAACAGCCACGGAATCATTGCCATCAAAGGCGAGGAAATTACGGAAAATGATGTGGCCAGAGTCATCGAAGCTGCAAGGGCTGTTGCCATTCCCATGGACAGGGAAGTAATTCATGTTCTGCCCCAGGAATACATAGTCGATGACCAGTCTGGCATCCAGAATCCTGTCGGAATGGCGGGCGTTCGCCTTGAAGCAAAAATCCATGTGGTGACGGGAGCCGTTGCATCCGCACACAATATAGTCAAATGCTGCAACCGTGCAGGCCTTGATGTAAGCGACATTGTGCTTGAGTCCCTTGCATCAGCGGAATCTGTTCTCACAAGAGAAGAAAAGGAACTCGGCACGGCACTCATTGATCTTGGTGGCGGAACCTCAGATCTGGCTGTTTTTGTGGGAAATCACATCAGACACACCTTCGTTCTCGCACTTGGCGGACACAACCTCACCAATGATATTTCAATAGGCCTGAGAGCACCACAGGCAGAAGCCGAAAGAATCAAGAAAAAATATGGAACTTGTATCGCACATGGTATAAGAAATGACGATATAATCGAAATACCGGATATGGCAGGAAGGCCACCAAGAAAACTCCCTCGCCAGATTCTTGGAGATATACTCGAACCGCGCGCTGAAGAGATATTCACACTGATAAAAAGGGAGCTCCAGCGTGCAGGAATGGAAAACACGATTACGGCCGGAGTGGTTCTCACCGGAGGATCTGCTCTTCTTGAAGGTGCGGCGGAAGTAGCTGAATCCATATTCAATCTCCCCACAAGGGTAGGAACACCAATTGGAATCAAAGGCCTTGTGGACGTAGTCGACAACCCAATGTACGCGACTGCGGTCGGTCTAGTACTTTGGGGCGCAAAAAACCAGACAGGGAAAAAATTCAGAATCAGGGACAATAATATATTCAACCGTATTCTCAGCAGAATGAGAAAATGGTTCAAGGATGCCCTTTAG
- a CDS encoding cell division protein FtsQ/DivIB, whose amino-acid sequence MSLVGFVLTLSAGFVFCHDIILQLPYFNIKNIDVTGMSRITRDFILEKTEINSGKNIMRVNPAKAKKILESETWIESAEVSMKMPDTVNINIKERAATALIDFDDFYIVDANGKVFKKLEDGDPDNLPIITGLAYQDTVDANSPGNALWNTVQDVLKKGSEKDAVIPVGQIKRISADYQMGINLSLNNGPLIKLGSTDLETKLERISRIIHNKNSRIDYSKIESINLQNINRIIVGFKKETPAEAEGKEV is encoded by the coding sequence ATGTCACTGGTCGGGTTCGTTCTTACTCTTTCAGCAGGCTTTGTTTTCTGTCACGACATTATTCTACAGCTGCCCTATTTCAATATTAAAAATATTGATGTAACAGGTATGTCAAGGATAACAAGAGACTTTATCCTTGAAAAAACAGAAATAAACTCCGGCAAAAATATCATGAGAGTGAATCCGGCAAAGGCAAAAAAAATCCTCGAATCAGAAACATGGATTGAGTCGGCCGAAGTCAGCATGAAAATGCCGGACACAGTCAATATAAATATTAAAGAAAGAGCAGCCACAGCTCTCATTGACTTTGACGATTTTTATATTGTTGACGCAAACGGGAAAGTTTTTAAAAAACTTGAAGACGGAGACCCGGATAATCTCCCGATCATCACAGGGCTTGCCTACCAGGATACAGTTGACGCAAACAGTCCAGGCAACGCCTTATGGAATACAGTTCAAGACGTACTTAAAAAAGGATCTGAAAAAGATGCTGTCATACCAGTAGGGCAGATAAAAAGGATTTCGGCAGACTATCAGATGGGAATAAATCTTTCCCTTAACAACGGCCCGCTTATCAAGCTTGGCAGCACAGACCTTGAAACAAAACTGGAAAGAATTTCAAGGATCATACACAATAAAAATAGCCGGATTGACTATTCAAAAATTGAATCGATAAATCTTCAGAATATAAATAGAATCATAGTGGGGTTTAAAAAAGAAACACCCGCCGAGGCAGAGGGAAAGGAGGTATAA